A single region of the Capra hircus breed San Clemente chromosome 14, ASM170441v1, whole genome shotgun sequence genome encodes:
- the LOC102187875 gene encoding G2/mitotic-specific cyclin-B1 has protein sequence MALRITRNTKINAENKAKISMAGAKRVPVASVATSKPGLRPRTALGDIGNKVSEQPQAKLPLKKEAKTLPTGKVIAKKVPKPLEKAPVPVPDPQPEPEPEPEPVKEEKLSPEPILVDTPSPSPMETSGCAPAEEYLCQAFSDVILAVSDVDAEDGADPNLCSEYVKDIYAYLRQLEEEQAVKPKYLMGREVTGNMRAILIDWLVQVQMKFRLLQETMYMTVSIIDRFMQDNCVPKKMLQLVGVTAMFVASKYEEMYRPEIGDFAFVTDNTYTKFQIRQMEMKILRALNFSLGRPLPLHFLRRASKIGEVDVELHTLAKYLMELTMLDYDMVHFPPSQIAAGAFCLALKILDNGEWTPTLQHYLSYTEESLLVVMQHLAKNVVMVNRGLSKHMTIKNKYATSKHAKISTLAQLNSALVQDLAKAVAKV, from the coding sequence ATGGCGCTCCGGATCACCAGGAACACGAAGATTAATGCTGAAAATAAGGCAAAGATCAGTATGGCAGGGGCCAAGCGCGTGCCTGTGGCCAGTGTTGCAACCTCTAAGCCCGGGCTGAGGCCCCGAACAGCTCTTGGAGACATCGGTAACAAAGTCAGTGAACAACCGCAGGCCAAACTGCCTCTGAAAAAGGAAGCGAAAACTTTACCTACTGGAAAAGTTATTGCTAAAAAAGTACCAAAACCTCTGGAAAAGGCTCCTGTACCTGTGCCGGATCCCCAGCCGGAGCCAGAGCCGGAACCCGAGCCTGTTAAGGAAGAGAAACTTTCCCCCGAGCCTATTTTGGTCGATACTCCGTCTCCAAGCCCCATGGAAACATCTGGCTGTGCCCCTGCAGAGGAATATCTGTGTCAGGCTTTCTCAGATGTAATTCTTGCAGTGAGTGATGTGGATGCAGAAGACGGAGCGGATCCAAACCTTTGTAGCGAATATGTAAAAGATATCTATGCTTATCTAAGACAACTTGAGGAAGAGCAAGCAGTCAAACCAAAATACCTAATGGGTCGTGAAGTCACTGGAAACATGAGAGCCATCCTGATTGACTGGCTAGTGCAAGTTCAAATGAAATTCAGGTTACTGCAGGAGACCATGTACATGACTGTTTCCATAATTGATCGGTTCATGCAGGATAACTGTGTGCCCAAGAAGATGCTGCAGCTGGTGGGAGTCACTGCCATGTTTGTTGCAAGCAAATATGAGGAAATGTACCGTCCAGAAATCGGTGACTTTGCCTTTGTGACTGACAACACCTACACCAAGTTTCAAATCAGACAGATGGAAATGAAGATTCTAAGAGCTTTAAATTTTAGTCTGGGTCGCCCTCTACCCCTGCATTTCCTTCGGAGAGCATCTAAGATTGGAGAGGTTGATGTTGAGCTACATACTCTGGCCAAATATTTGATGGAACTGACTATGCTGGACTACGATATGGTGCACTTTCCTCCTTCTCAGATTGCAGCAGGAGCTTTTTGCTTAGCACTGAAAATTCTTGATAATGGTGAATGGACACCAACTCTACAGCATTACCTGTCATACACTGAAGAATCCCTGCTTGTTGTTATGCAACACCTGGCAAAGAATGTGGTCATGGTGAACCGTGGGCTTTCAAAGCACATGACTATCAAGAACAAGTATGCCACATCTAAGCATGCTAAGATCAGCACTCTAGCACAGCTGAATTCTGCACTAGTTCAAGATTTAGCCAAGGCTGTGGCAAAGGTGTAA